In Quercus lobata isolate SW786 chromosome 12, ValleyOak3.0 Primary Assembly, whole genome shotgun sequence, a genomic segment contains:
- the LOC115971370 gene encoding uncharacterized protein LOC115971370, giving the protein MKLSLRFQENPNHHNQNQNQNPNQNPILKAKLPITIFSQPFISTTTTSTTSSSSDLSFSLSTNFPSGPSLKLSYFPTTTTVSSPFSLSLKSGLGLFGSPHNSPLVFSANFSLSPTNAPIPTFSLHFKPQLGHFSLKRSTFSDPSSNQVSGSFSNGGIEVNSGSYSNGAVSFDSGSFSNGKLGSGFVSEELSVWQELKLEPCSRKDGFTNPESLKNCGVDLNSGIGLVSERQLALKDSGKDGILHGVAVMARTVFPVTKRLTVNMRWGVNFPADLRKTMPYLSVNKIGIERVEEVKEVVKNSGENNVGDSELLKGMCFWTRRDLESLEKENREMKQSLEEMRLGISVKNFRGESDVIGKKVLPPTSESSSEFERWRSKKSGGEENGQRESKKSTNRVSDVESELQRAIKAASL; this is encoded by the coding sequence ATGAAGCTCTCCCTCAGGTTTCAAGAGAACCCCAACCACcataaccaaaaccaaaaccaaaacccaaatcaaaacccaatccTCAAAGCCAAATTACCCATTACCATATTCAGCCAACCTTTcatctccaccaccaccacatccACCACCAGCTCCTCCTCAGACCTCTCCTTTTCACTCTCCACCAACTTTCCCTCTGGTCCTTCTCTCAAGCTCTCCTATTTTCCTACCACCACTACTGTAtcctctcctttctctctctcccttaaGTCTGGCCTTGGCCTCTTTGGCTCTCCACACAACTCCCCTCTTGTCTTTTCTGCCAATTTCTCCCTTTCCCCAACAAACGCTCCCATCCCCACTTTCTCTCTCCATTTCAAGCCCCAATTGGGTCACTTTTCCCTCAAAAGATCGACTTTTTCTGACCCTTCTTCTAATCAGGTTTCTGGGTCTTTCTCCAATGGTGGTATTGAAGTGAATTCTGGGTCTTACTCCAATGGTGCGGTCAGTTTTGATTCTGGGTCATTTTCAAATGGCAAGCTTGGAAGTGGGTTTGTGTCAGAGGAATTATCTGTTTGGCAGGAGCTGAAATTGGAGCCTTGTAGTCGCAAAGATGGATTTACAAATCCTGAATCTTTGAAGAATTGTGGGGTTGATTTAAATTCTGGAATTGGGCTTGTGTCAGAGAGGCAATTGGCTTTGAAGGATAGTGGGAAAGATGGGATTTTGCATGGAGTTGCTGTTATGGCAAGAACGGTTTTTCCAGTGACCAAAAGGCTAACAGTGAATATGCGATGGGGCGTGAATTTTCCGGCTGATTTGAGAAAGACAATGCCTTACTTGAGTGTGAATAAGATTGGTATAGAAAGGGTTGAGGAGGTGAAGGAGGTAGTGAAGAACAGTGGTGAGAACAATGTGGGTGATTCGGAATTGTTGAAGGGAATGTGCTTTTGGACGAGAAGGGATTTGGAATCTTTGGAGAAGGAAAATAGAGAGATGAAGCAGAGTTTGGAGGAGATGAGATTGGGAATTTCTGTGAAAAATTTCCGTGGAGAGAGTGATGTTATCGGAAAGAAGGTGTTGCCACCTACTAGTGAGAGTTCTAGCGAGTTTGAGCGGTGGAGGAGCAAGAAGAGTGGCGGAGAAGAGAATGGACAAAGGGAATCAAAGAAGTCCACAAACCGGGTGAGTGATGTAGAATCTGAATTGCAGAGGGCGATAAAGGCGGCTTCCTTGTAG